The DNA segment tttgtacgataagacACTTTGTACATGAACTTAACCTGTTTGagaatttttaataaaaaatttgaGAAAGGTGTTAGTAtcttttttcttaattttttttttttgaacggtgtaTGGTTAGGATATCGCTAATCTTTTTTCTTAATTTAAATTAACCTTTTGAATAATACACAAATCACTTTACTTTAAAATATATCAAAAGTCAAACCCATCATTATGTATTTATCTATCATTATGATCATGTCTAATTTAATAAATTCTAGTGTCTTAAATATcaatattatttaaaaatttaaaaaatattacGTAGTATTTAACAATACCACCTCAATAGTAACGAACAAGTAGTAAAATTACAATATAGCCATATAAAAATTATACAACAAACATATCTAAAGAGGACAAAATGGTCTACCCAATCGAGCCCTATGACTTGGAATCGTGAAATGCCTCAATCGTCCTTCTTGCTCCGTCAAATATCCGTCACATAAAAACGCCTTAGAAAACTTATCTTCTACCACTCTATCGACGTCGTGCACGAACACGTCTGTCTCCCCGTCAGCCCGGTTTCGCCCTATCAACCCCGCCGTGTAAATCGCCTTCATCCTCCCCGGTGCTTCGTCGTGGTACCCCGTCGGAGCATCCACCATTATCAAGTCCCATTCGACTTCGTACACTTCATCCGGTAAGTTCCCTTTCATCGACAACTCACACTTCGATACCCTCGGATCCTCGACCACCTTGCACTCCTTTTGTTTTCCGATATCCATCAAGTCAGATGCTCGTGACACCTGTTAGATAGAATATATTAGTTAGAGTTTATTGTAACTGTTACTACCATAATTAGTAAATATGTCTAAATAAGTTTCTTTTATATTTATTCTCATTTTATGTTATGTCAACTTTTTTTCTTTCTAACAACTATCATGGGTGTTCACGGTCTGATTACGTAAGTGTTAATGCTAATTCGGCTGAATCGTTAACTAcaattttacaaaaatataaaccaaaccaaccGGGTTGGTTGGGTCGGCCGAACCGGCAGGCTCTCACAGTTTTACAGTTTAACGGTTAGGTTTTACCGGTTCTACAAAAATAAGTATATTTAAATGAAAAACATAATTGtatattaactttttttttatatatgataAAAGATTGTTTATGATTACATAATATACATGTAACTTTATATTTctaaggggaattggcctgtaataatcccacctagaccttattggccattaataatcccacctcagaatattccctccACCAGTCCcacatttcacctatttttcctacagtggtcccccgttaaaaaaacttaatggagttaagcttttttccaaattacaaacagattttttagggcttttgatcagaataatgatacgagtccattgatgtaaaacttacttcgaaatggtgctccaagtgacttgattttagTTAATTGGAAATTTAGACACCCGTACTGAAGCGccattttcatcgtttggagcattgtttcgaggcaagttttacatcaatggactcgtatcgtcgttctaatcaaaagccctaaaaaatctatttgtaatttggaaaaaaagcttaactccttTAAGTTTtattaacgggggaccattgtaggaaaaataggtgaaaggtgggactggtggagggaatattctgaggtgggattattaatggccaataaggtttaggtgggattattacaggccaatttccctattTCTAAAATAAGATTTAAATAATGAATATTAAATGTCGGGTTTAGTTTACACGACCGGTTCCGAGTTCTAAATCCTAAACAATCAATCTATTAAAATCAAACCGTTACACCGAACCATTAACATTTCAAACTGCTCAAAACACCCGACTTTATTTGCTTTGAGCAGTTTGGTCGGTTTTGACTATCTATAATCAAAACCCGCGTAACTAATATATATTCTCTCCAATAATACTACCTTGGTGTCATAAACCACGTGGTACGACTCCAAATTCGGGAACTTGGACTGAATTTGCTGGATCCAAGACTTGTCTTCTTCAAGAAACACCGTGCGGCCGCCGTTATTAAGGGCGGCCCACATCGGGCTATCGTATCCGAGTCCAAAAACCAAGAAATTACACGGTGATTTCTTGTTGAGGACTCGGAGACTGACCGATATCTCTTTAAACGTTTGTTGTGGAGTAATGTTAGAAGTAACATAATGCACAAGCGTCTCCGCGGTTGCCGTATCAAGCTTGTTGCATGTTTGAGATTCCACGGCTATTGGGCGATTGATCGGGGGGCAAGAAAGCGGTCGGGCGGGTAACGAAGATGATCGGAGGATGATTACGAGAAGGAAAACGAGGAGGAAGAAGACTGCGAGGAGGATGGGCTTGATGGCAATGGTGGAATTGGGTTTGGTGGTTCTCATGgtggttgtagagagagaaagagggtgTTTGTGTGTTATTTGAAGGGGGATGAGAGAGAGGGAAGTGGGTGAGACGTGAAAGAAGATGAAGATAAATTATTTGGAGTAGGAAAGAAGGGAGGTGGAAATGTTACATTAGACAACATACGACTTTAACGTTTAAATAATGCAAGTTAGTATGTGTCAAGTTTGTTACTAATTTGAGgctttttttatatttattggtgagaaatcatatatttttatgtaaatAGTTGGTTAGTTGCTCATGTTTGTAACCAAAGTTATATTGTTTTACGTTTTTTAATAGTGTTTTATGAATTAGACTGGTTAATTGGATTGAAAATCACATATATGATCGGTCGGATTGAGTACTCTTAACCGCCTTTGTTCGTGTCTAGCGGTGAAATTTGCGAACAAATGTGGCTGGGTCGAGctcatggctttatagcctagtggcatttgGGGGTATGATAAGACTTTGGGATCAATAGGTAATGGGTTTGATTCCCACAAAGGGGTTTTcctatatttattgggtttccttctaaattagtgtatagacattatgcctagtggagatcgATATGATCGGGTAGTTCCGTTGGTGGCACAATGATATTCCAGTGGTTCGCCAGTTATCCAAATTTGTCATTAGAAAAATGTGGATGGGTcgaatttacaaaacttatttaCTTTTGTATTTTACTTCCAAAATCAAAACTACTAACGCATTTACTGCTAATCAAATCTATAGAGAATAGACttagttgagattattattggCAAAAAATAGCCAGATtgaattatttaaatccaattttccAAAACAAAACATGAAAATCTAATGTTTTTTATTGCTAGAAATGTCGTTAAATTGGCCAGTTCCTTTACAGTCTCGAGGTAAAtcttacatcaatcgactcgtattctcgttctgatgaaaagccctaaaacatcgatttgtaattcggaaaaaaaaacttaaatttgTTAAGTTATTTTTAACGGCGAACCATTATACAAACAAAAATGAAAATTGTTGGACCACTATCGAGAATAAACTCAGatggattattattggccaaaaaCAACCAGATCAGGTTATTTAAGTCCAATTTGTCTTTATCTTTTTACTagtattttttgtgtttttatttatatatttatatatagtaCATAAAATTATAATCTAACTAATTGTGTTTAGTTAAATCATTATAATCTAACTAATTGTGGTTCGTTAAATCATGATAGACAGTGATTGAATAGTTGGTGTATGGAAAGGGTGTAGCATATGTCGTTGGTGGCATACCTTTTGAgtaaagtttaattttttttatttcgtGTTAGGTTGTTATTTCTACCACCCAATatttcttatattcataatatcTAACTTCCTATTTTCAACTGGGATTCTTTATTCTATAATCGCATACCTAATCTTGTCACACCAACTAGCATATGATTAGTAGTGTCTTGGTAGCTAACGCGCAACTACAACATAAGATCGAGTCAATTCAATATCCTTTCTGTCGATATTTGATAAGTTGGAAACATACCAAAAACAACTCTCCAAACAACACGTTCACTCGACCTCAAAACGATTTAAAATGAACCGTAAGTAAATCTTTATATTCGTGATTTTGTTGCCATAACCTAGGGGAGCAAGGTTCCCAAAATCATTAAATAGGCGACTGTAGAACGATCATCAAGAGCCCTACCCTCGTGGGGTGTGCCTTCATTGTATGTCTCCATTACCAACTACAAGATCAAAGCCCTTTCGAACCACAAATTAGTTCCATAAATAACTTGATTAACTTTTTATCACATATATAGCCTCTTTTTCATGATGAAACCGACACTAATGTTACCTCCTAATTTTGTTTACATATATCGAAAACTAATGGTACAAAGAAAATTCTTTATTAAAGTGTGCTATATATACGATGAAACTAACTCGACCTTTATAAATACGATAGACGAACTCAGTAACTTGATAAAAAATTGTAGATTAAGGTGTGCATAGATTAGATTAGTGAGTGTGTGAGTTAGTTATTTAGAAAAAAACACCTACTAAACATACTTAACTTCATTCTCTAGGCATCTCTATGTACATGTCCTTTGTTTTTAACAACAAAAGCCCATGGTTCGTTCGATATGTACGTGTCCTTTGTTTTTAACAACAAAAGCCTGGGTTCGTTCGAAAAAAGCTTGGCTCAAAATCAGCTCAGTTGTAAATGTGTTGAGCCGACTTGGCTCGATTTGTAAATGAGTTGAGCCCGAGCATGGGCGGACCCAAGCccagcccaaggtgggcgggcgcacccccggggaaaaaaaatttggtgctaagttccgtcgaaaatctcgtccacaccccttggaattttcgtccgcaccccttggaatttttcgaccacacccttgaaatttttcgtccgcaccccttaggtaaaagtgttatcaatttatattttaatttttttagtaaacttctatttaaaaaaaatactacctaaattatataacttttaatacctaactaactaaacccaaatatccatacctttacccacttataattcctaactagctagcccactaagtcttatCCTATTAACCAaaccaacaatatttcaaactataataaaataattaaagccaaaacctttagaaattatccccccccctctctctctctctctctctctctctctctctcttgcgtccctacactgccaacgaacaacatcacccagcgacaacagtccagcagccggcTACCACCGTAATCAaccaccataccaccgtcgtttgacaccaaatctaaccgaATTCcaaacacgggtaagtttctttgttattttgatgattttggatgatattataggagaaaaaagggtaataaagGTGTTAAATATGATTGAAATTTTGTGTgctttgacgttgtttatggttgtttagatgatttttagggtgattatggtgtttatatatttttagggtgattatgttgtttatatttttagggtgattacaacttatgttatgatttctagggcttgaatagttgaaaatcaaaattaaaattgaaacattatgttatggagcgatgaacttatgttatatagagaaataattgcttaagaaattagttttaaatgatgttttggatagatttaaaaaaataaaaacccgtAGGgtgtcgacgttttaattatgtttgtaacaaggtttgacatgtttttgatgattatataaatttagtttgatgttcgtttgttttacatgacccgacccgatacaaactgatttttttacttatatacctaggggcctaaaatttttaaaaatgttccgcacccccatgaaaaaattcctgggtccgccactgagcCCGAGTTAGGCCTATCTCGGCTTGTGAGCTCGTGAGCCGGCTggaattattttattatatacgttattttttaaattgtattaaataaaaaaaattgttggaGAGGATTATAGTCTTTGATATTTTAAGTTTAATTAATCAAATAACTTATATAAATatcgaaaaaaaaaataatacatataaCATTTTTTATATGCCTTTTAGTCTCTAAAATattagaacaaaaacaaaaataatacatAGTGTACTAATTCTTTATTTGCAATTTTTTATGTTATCATTATTTgcaaaataataaaattaaataataacgAGCCCGCTCGATTGTAGGTATGAGCAATTGGTAccaatgtaacaccccaaaacttgAATTGTTAAATTCGTTAGTAGGTTACCTTGTGTAATTGGATGAAGTACAATAACTAAGTTATTAAACTTAGTTAAATGTCTAATAAATAAGTAAAGGAATGAAGTTTGTGGCAACTGTGATGATGTGTTAAAGTTGAGGGACCTAGATTGCCAAAATGTAAACTGAAatttattaaaaaagaaaaataaaaacagaacACACACTGTGCGTGTGTGTGGTCGATCGTACAAGGCCGAGGAaaaggggtaaaccctaattctcAAGAAATCTCCAAATTGAAAAGGGAATTGAAGGTTTTTAGGATGCATGTATCAAGATTATCGATCTCCTAAGTGTTCTTCACTATCAAGTAAGTtaaattttatgatttggtgatGTTGGGTGAAGTGGGTGTTGATGAATTCGTGAATCTAAGTGAAGTTAAGATGGATATGTGATAGAAATGTCTTACGAAACTTGAATTATGCTTAAATATCTGATTGTTATGTATGTTTATGAACAACCCACTTGTAGTGGCTCTTGTATAGAATGATGATGATGTATTTTATGTTAATTTGATGATACTTGATGTTTATAACAATGGATGTTATCGGTTATTGATTTTTGATCTAAATTAAAGTGAAAGTTATGTGAAGAATTAGAAGGAATCATGCTTTAAAAGCTTGTAAATAATGTCTTACAAATGCGAAACCCGcgaagtgttcgatgaaatgcctaagagagcaaaTATGTGGAATTGTATGCAAGTTGTAAGTTTATATGTATAGAAAGTGATTATGATGAAATCGTTAGCAAACTAACACGTGAAGTGCGTTTTAGATGGAGTTCATGTGGATTTCTAGTAAGAATCATGCCCGATTCAAGGATAGTGTTAAATTAGTTAATTTTGAATGATGTTGATAATCGTGAATTATGAGATGACTAGTAGGAAGGAATTGTTTATGTTGTGTGCATATATGATCTTGTGGTTGTATATGTGTTTTTCTATGCGAGTAGGGAATGAAAAGATGCGATTCTAGCTTATACTTTGTGTTGTTGGAAAATTGACAagtaaagttaaaataaaatacGAATGTGAAATGAATGCAATATTAGAATGTGTATTTATACTAATGAAGTAGTAACCTTGATGGTATGAAAGTATAGGATCATGTTAAGATGGGAAAGCATGGAAGGCAAGCTGAAAGGATATGAGGAAGCATGTACGAAACGGGCATTCGAGGTAAGTGATTTTcggaatcacttcttattttGCTTAAGTAAGGTAGCGTTTAGTTAATTAAGCATGATAACGATTGAAGTTAGATATGGTTTTGGTTGTATGAAATCAGTGAATTTAGCTAAGTTGACCGAATGGGACAATATGAGGTCGTATTGATATGACGGTTGATGCCTAAGTAATGGTTACGGTATTGTAACCGAATATTGGGTAGAATTGCTTATAAGCGCACTAATCGAGAATGAGAAACTAGGTTAATAGTCAAAAGACTTAGCTTTTAACCTTTAACAAAAGAGCTGTTTGACAATAatacgaacgggtcaaataaatgTGTATAAGTTGTAATGATAATGAAGCACGTAAGGATTAAGCACCCGGGGTAAAGATTTTTAGTTAATTTTGTAAAGCCATGTTTTTCGAACAATAGAAATAAGTTTGGAGTCGATTTGTTGTGGAATGTccaagttatgcgagttttagcaATAAAAATGTGTATGGGTTAAATAGTTGAAAAAAAGTATGTAAAGCCGAAGGATTTAAGTTAAGATTGCTCTTAGTCCGAATGTTATATTACAAGCTCACATGATAGAAAATCAATTTATGatcgcataggaaaaagaattgTGTAAAAAGCACTAAAATTGAAAGAGTTATGCTCGTTACGGTGAAACCAAGAAATTCTGAAACATGCAGCTTTGCAGCTGCAACTCGCTGGAAAAAGGGGGGTGTCCCGCCACTCGACAACAAGGAGCAGGGGCCGTCACGCGACGCGACGGTGACCTATTTCATCGAAAATCGTTTGTTTGTTCAGTTTTGTCACGCGAACTTGTTTAAACACGTTCTAAACTACGTATAACTATTCCAACTTATGTTTTTATGAGTTGTAGGTGTAACCACCCTATTTCGATTATAAACGCTTATATATTCCAAATGATTGTTTTATTTCATTGTTTATAATGATGGTTCGTTTATGAATGAATATCATGGTTCTCCTAATATTATAAATATGGATTGCTTATGTGTTAGAGAAGGAAAGTTGAGGGCAAATGTGTTTAGGAACAAGTAAGTACATATGACAATGTGTTTAAGGTTTATATTATGGAAGGCCGCGAATTCTGACGTGCTAGTATAAGTTGATTAAAAATAAAAGTGTTGGATAAGAACTCGtaagtatttatatatatatgaatgtagggatgcatgtatgtatgttgtaAGTTGAAATGAATGCAAGTAGGAACAGTTTCCGTACGATTTGAGTATTGACGTATACTAATGATTGTCTTGGGATTGGAATGTAATGCAGGTATGTTAACATCGAGTTCATGAAGAATGGAAGTCGAACTCGGAACAAGAGAATTTAAGAGGATGATCACATGAATTAAGTTTATATTATTGAATGTTATAcgtttttatttatataataataaagtTGTGATGTTGTCGATGACTAATGGTTAAGTTGTAAATGGTGTCCACAGGAATTACACGGATTTTCTCTATTATGAACGAAGTTAAGCGGGCGCAGATCGAGTCAaggagcaaggattgtacggaagAATGGTCACCTAGTTTGGATTATGTATCATATGTAGTTTTGTTTATCATGAAAGTAGTTAATTGTTTTAGTAAATATCAGACATTTTGTATTGGAGTCTTTATGTAAGCAATGTATTTAGTAAAGAAAGAATTTTTTTAGGTTCGTTTTCCGCTACGTCGTTAATAAGAATAAACGTAAATTAGGGCGTTTCAACCAAATACCGAAACTGGACCGATAACGAATTTCCCATACCGAATCATTTTCATTACCGATTAAGTacccactttttggcgttttcgaAATGTTGGATGTCGTATCCAGCAAATATATAAATCATAAACCTACTTGACACACTAAAATAGTATGAATGGAAGTCAGGTTCGTGTCCACAGGGATACAGATTAACTAATTATGCTAAAAAAGATTTTATTTAGATACGATTATTTTGAAAGGGACGATTTTAATTTAGACTAAAAATTAATGACAACAAAAATTATCTAAAAACGTTAATTAAAGCGGTTGAGAAGTTCAGATGTTAAAAGCTAATTTCAACACCAGCGCAATTTCTTGATTCGGTTCGGCTTACGAGGTCACGGTGCAATATGAACCTTTTTAAATACTAGTTTGTATCAATACTAGATATCACACAGTTCGAACATCCATTCCATCTAATGTTTAACCAAGTACAGTTCGTCGGTTAGAGCCAACCCGCTTCTTTAAGTTCACGCCTTTTGGATCTTCGCGTGCGGGTTGCTTGATAGAAGTATCGATTATAATTAGCCACCATGTCGTTCGGAATGTTTAATTATATTGTATAATTCTATAATAGTTTGGGTTCATAGACAaacccaaaatattattttgttactattatcaaaaattaaaacttgattaaggttttaaaaaaagggaaaatggattttaataatctcaactattagTCGTTGGCCGGTAACGGTCCCAATTTAaaaaataaccagtggtggtcaaacattttcacatattgtaaacaAATGGACCTTTACTAATAgaaccttaatttctttttgtcccATTTTCCTTTTCTGTTAGTGAAGGTTTACTGGTTTACAATATGCGAATAGTTAGGATCATcactggttatttttgaagttgaaaCTGTTGATGATCAACGActaatagttgagattattaaaattcattatttttttaaaaatgatGAACTTCATTAGAAAAGTTAATAAGTTGATTAACTTTAGTAACAATCTAATATTATTTGGACTTATTTGTATTAAGTTTAGTAACAATCTAGTATTATTTGGACTTATTTGTAGTAAAAACAAGAATCATACAAACAAATCATTAAAGTAATCGGATCTAGCATGCTCATTTCACATAAGTTTATGAAccaaaataaagaaactaaaccccgatattaaaattataaaagtCTAGCCTGACATGATAGTTAAAGCAATCATGTCAATTGAGAAACTGAACATCTAAAATTAAAAACTTACGAAACAAAAACTCAAACCGTTAATTGAcccaaaatgttttttttttctttcgatCTCGAAGTCTCGATTGTGCGTGATGATTGTcgggatttttttttttcaaaattgcCTACTCCAtcagtctttgta comes from the Helianthus annuus cultivar XRQ/B chromosome 4, HanXRQr2.0-SUNRISE, whole genome shotgun sequence genome and includes:
- the LOC110936062 gene encoding glucuronoxylan 4-O-methyltransferase 3, with the translated sequence MRTTKPNSTIAIKPILLAVFFLLVFLLVIILRSSSLPARPLSCPPINRPIAVESQTCNKLDTATAETLVHYVTSNITPQQTFKEISVSLRVLNKKSPCNFLVFGLGYDSPMWAALNNGGRTVFLEEDKSWIQQIQSKFPNLESYHVVYDTKVSRASDLMDIGKQKECKVVEDPRVSKCELSMKGNLPDEVYEVEWDLIMVDAPTGYHDEAPGRMKAIYTAGLIGRNRADGETDVFVHDVDRVVEDKFSKAFLCDGYLTEQEGRLRHFTIPSHRARLGRPFCPL